From Solibacillus isronensis, the proteins below share one genomic window:
- a CDS encoding glycosyltransferase family 2 protein has protein sequence MNSETILYWFNEVFSSLIFIYMLFVIVIYTLMLIFAFFQLRKDRNLDKHLEGKVNLNAVYSKPVSIIVPAYNEEIGIISTVQSLLTLEYPQYEIVIVNDGSKDSTLQTVIDAFHMEPVFRTVQNQLPSAKVRGIYHSKLHYNIVLVDKENGGKADALNAGINVSRFPYFCSIDGDSILSTKSLLQVMKPIVSSNGKVIAAGGSVRIANGSEIEYGSVLKSVVPNNPIVVMQIIEYLRAFYMGRIALSRFNLLLIISGAFSVFSKEYTIKVGGYNKNTIGEDMELVVRLHNYLLKNKIKKSIEFIPDPVCWTEAPDNLKDLKTQRRRWHQGLLSSLMLNRGMLLNPKYKQIGLISVPYFVFIELIGPIVELLGYIYVILSFVIGNIYLESALTLFVLFLIYSTVISMFSILLEAWSMGTYPRIRDSVKLLLYSLSEVFWFRPLMVIFRLQGFWYFIRGKNDWGSLTRSGLQKKTNDI, from the coding sequence ATGAATTCAGAAACAATACTTTATTGGTTTAACGAAGTGTTCAGTTCATTAATCTTTATATATATGTTATTTGTTATTGTGATCTATACATTAATGCTGATCTTTGCTTTTTTTCAGCTGAGAAAAGACAGGAATCTGGATAAACATTTGGAAGGCAAGGTAAATTTGAATGCCGTTTACTCGAAGCCTGTATCAATCATTGTTCCTGCTTATAATGAGGAAATCGGTATTATCAGTACGGTTCAATCGTTATTGACCCTTGAATACCCGCAATACGAAATCGTAATTGTCAACGATGGTTCGAAAGACTCGACATTGCAGACAGTGATTGACGCTTTTCATATGGAGCCTGTTTTCCGGACCGTGCAAAATCAGTTGCCGTCAGCGAAGGTAAGGGGCATTTATCATTCAAAACTCCATTATAATATTGTTTTGGTGGACAAGGAGAATGGAGGGAAGGCGGATGCTTTAAATGCAGGCATTAATGTATCGAGATTTCCTTATTTTTGCTCGATTGACGGTGATTCGATTTTATCCACTAAATCATTGCTGCAAGTGATGAAGCCAATTGTCTCGTCTAACGGGAAAGTCATTGCTGCAGGGGGAAGTGTGCGTATAGCAAACGGTTCAGAAATCGAGTACGGCAGTGTATTGAAATCGGTTGTACCGAATAATCCGATTGTCGTCATGCAGATTATTGAATATTTACGTGCATTTTATATGGGAAGAATTGCGCTGAGCCGTTTTAATTTATTATTAATTATTTCCGGTGCGTTTAGTGTCTTTTCGAAAGAATATACAATAAAAGTCGGTGGCTACAATAAGAATACGATCGGCGAAGATATGGAACTGGTCGTCCGGCTGCACAACTATTTACTGAAGAATAAAATAAAAAAATCGATTGAATTTATTCCCGATCCGGTATGCTGGACAGAGGCCCCGGATAATCTAAAGGATTTAAAAACACAGCGGAGACGATGGCATCAGGGGCTGTTAAGCAGTCTTATGCTGAACCGTGGGATGCTGCTCAATCCGAAATACAAACAAATCGGTCTCATATCTGTTCCGTATTTTGTATTTATTGAATTAATCGGCCCGATTGTTGAACTATTGGGATATATATATGTCATTTTATCATTTGTAATTGGGAACATATATTTGGAATCGGCTCTTACTTTATTTGTCCTGTTTTTAATTTACAGTACCGTCATTTCGATGTTTTCTATTTTGCTGGAAGCATGGAGTATGGGCACTTATCCACGTATCCGGGATTCGGTAAAACTATTATTGTATTCTTTATCGGAAGTGTTCTGGTTCCGTCCGCTAATGGTTATTTTCCGCCTTCAAGGATTCTGGTATTTTATTCGGGGAAAAAACGATTGGGGAAGCTTAACGCGATCTGGATTGCAAAAGAAAACAAATGATATTTAA
- a CDS encoding HEAT repeat domain-containing protein: MINRQFLIGSVIVGIIMLIIIFCIFMYLVYKGMERNRINEKMNVYFEQYKTEWYNYLVYDKPLDHRPENNITMKAIDHLFVSYLTTLNNETIHKKVSEYASLNMQDYYIEQIKSRDRSVRLNVLQRTLLLELDFLVPIIEQHLKHKRDYEMEEYLLMLRVVAKYNRNLFYAHVYQPKLPLNDYEYKLLLSTIDEGYIDYFTNHFDALPIVLKLALLDYLSLSTNVSNDSLSFYERLLISDNQELRIRVLKAIASFGMISNLQLYERFVDSASWEERLMMAKILRFVKEEKSYQALELLIADSNWQVRKQAALSLLNMPKGQLILQQIIDSKKDLYAADIAREVMKLG; the protein is encoded by the coding sequence ATGATTAATCGTCAATTTTTAATCGGGTCGGTCATAGTCGGCATCATCATGCTGATCATTATTTTCTGTATATTTATGTATTTAGTATATAAAGGGATGGAAAGAAATCGGATCAATGAAAAGATGAATGTATATTTCGAACAATATAAAACCGAGTGGTATAACTATCTTGTTTATGATAAACCGCTGGATCACCGGCCGGAAAATAATATTACAATGAAGGCGATTGATCATTTGTTTGTTTCTTATTTGACTACACTCAACAATGAGACGATTCACAAGAAAGTTTCCGAATACGCTTCATTGAATATGCAGGATTACTATATCGAGCAAATAAAAAGCCGTGATCGATCGGTCCGTCTGAATGTTTTGCAGCGTACATTATTGCTTGAACTGGATTTTTTAGTACCGATTATTGAGCAGCATTTAAAACACAAACGTGATTATGAGATGGAAGAATATTTACTAATGTTGCGGGTAGTCGCGAAATATAATCGGAATTTGTTTTATGCCCATGTTTATCAACCGAAATTACCGTTGAATGACTATGAATATAAACTTTTGTTATCGACGATTGATGAAGGGTATATCGACTATTTCACAAATCATTTTGATGCCTTGCCAATCGTGCTGAAACTTGCTCTTCTTGATTATCTGAGTTTAAGCACAAATGTAAGTAATGATTCTCTCTCTTTCTATGAGCGTTTGTTAATATCGGACAATCAGGAGTTAAGAATCCGGGTTCTAAAAGCGATTGCCTCATTCGGAATGATTTCGAATCTGCAGCTGTATGAGCGCTTTGTTGATTCTGCCAGCTGGGAGGAGAGGCTGATGATGGCGAAAATATTGCGGTTTGTAAAAGAGGAGAAATCCTATCAAGCTCTTGAGCTGCTAATAGCCGATTCGAATTGGCAAGTACGTAAACAGGCGGCCTTATCATTATTGAATATGCCAAAGGGACAATTAATATTGCAGCAAATAATCGATAGTAAAAAAGATTTGTATGCGGCGGATATAGCAAGGGAAGTCATGAAGTTAGGGTGA
- a CDS encoding response regulator transcription factor produces MEVTTSQFSNGIGNFQGLKKLYDLQLAYIRKKGIHFTFVFVKYSEEAAVSYEDFYQVVKENLRKSDFVFAHQSKQYVILVLTISKVMESKSFLGRLQTAMSPLKMPLVAVIAEIANSSHPLEEVLDVGEKKVMSLDFSETQMIAIPHFMEKERIKMKVSIIENDHITQSIFSNLFHNLETAEQDLEVRVFNDGLEFMESDWYRSEHPHIVVLNDILPRKNGFEVLHFLRGLPNDQKYLILFISTRNSEEAQLYCLENGADAYFVRPFNLKIFEIRIKNHLRRSR; encoded by the coding sequence GTGGAAGTAACGACGAGTCAGTTTAGTAATGGGATTGGAAATTTTCAAGGTTTAAAGAAACTCTATGATTTGCAGCTAGCTTATATAAGAAAAAAGGGAATTCATTTTACGTTTGTTTTCGTGAAATATTCAGAGGAAGCTGCTGTGAGTTACGAAGATTTCTATCAGGTAGTAAAAGAAAATTTAAGAAAATCAGATTTTGTGTTTGCCCATCAGTCAAAACAATATGTCATTTTGGTACTGACAATCAGCAAAGTAATGGAATCCAAATCATTTCTTGGTCGGCTTCAAACTGCGATGTCACCATTAAAAATGCCGCTTGTAGCTGTAATTGCAGAAATTGCAAATTCTTCTCATCCCCTTGAAGAAGTTCTGGATGTTGGTGAGAAAAAGGTGATGAGCCTGGATTTTTCAGAGACACAAATGATAGCTATTCCTCATTTTATGGAAAAAGAGCGAATCAAGATGAAAGTAAGCATAATCGAAAATGACCATATTACACAATCGATCTTTTCGAATCTGTTTCATAATCTGGAAACCGCTGAACAGGATTTGGAGGTCCGGGTGTTTAATGACGGACTTGAATTTATGGAATCAGACTGGTACCGAAGTGAGCATCCTCATATTGTCGTGCTGAATGATATATTACCAAGGAAAAATGGTTTTGAGGTATTGCATTTTCTGCGCGGTTTACCTAATGATCAAAAGTATTTGATTTTATTTATATCAACTCGTAATTCTGAAGAAGCCCAGCTTTACTGCCTTGAAAATGGTGCTGATGCTTACTTTGTCCGTCCCTTTAACTTGAAAATATTTGAAATCCGCATCAAAAATCATTTGAGAAGGTCGCGTTAA
- a CDS encoding PH domain-containing protein: MFKKLASDALGLSDIGVVISRQDFDKTDSDDFIFNEVDEKIYFLIKTKADEYCFTNYALIHVDGANAISKKRMLRRYDYEHFAIEEVLLETAGTIDLDVEIKFVIGNVPLSIDIHKKHLTEIKDLYKALHAISLEQKANTFSMDAAKQSLNLAASAIGRAGNEGVSPAEAFKEITAFSHSWLLEQKKSFVKKDFGDVFEKYINN; the protein is encoded by the coding sequence ATGTTCAAAAAATTAGCATCAGATGCATTAGGTCTATCAGATATTGGGGTAGTGATTTCAAGACAGGACTTTGACAAAACAGATTCGGATGATTTTATTTTTAATGAAGTTGATGAAAAAATTTATTTCCTGATTAAAACAAAAGCAGATGAGTATTGCTTCACAAACTACGCATTAATCCATGTAGACGGCGCAAATGCCATCAGTAAAAAACGTATGCTGCGCCGCTATGACTACGAACATTTTGCGATTGAAGAAGTACTGCTGGAAACTGCGGGGACAATCGATTTGGATGTAGAGATCAAATTTGTAATCGGAAATGTGCCGTTAAGCATTGATATTCATAAAAAACATTTAACGGAAATTAAGGATTTATACAAAGCGCTTCATGCCATTTCACTTGAACAAAAAGCGAATACATTCAGTATGGATGCTGCAAAACAAAGCTTGAATTTAGCGGCATCTGCAATCGGCCGCGCGGGCAATGAAGGGGTTTCACCAGCTGAGGCGTTCAAGGAGATTACAGCATTTTCACATAGCTGGCTGCTCGAGCAAAAGAAATCATTTGTGAAAAAAGATTTCGGAGATGTTTTCGAAAAATATATTAATAACTAA
- a CDS encoding phytoene desaturase family protein: protein MKKIAVVGAGPGGLAVAMLLAHKGYEVTIYEKQAYVGGRTSEIKLGDYKFDMGPTFLNMLYIAEEIFELTGRDIHDYVDLIDLNPMYQLIYHNKKINMTRDADEMIRQINELFPGNEGSYERYMEQTQKKLEVLAPVLQAPMNKLTDLFNPKVMKAFKELEVGNSLVDTLSKFYNEEELQLAFTFQAKYLGMSPWESPGAFSILSYIEHAYGVYHIKGGINKLTEAMAKVVLESGGKILLNNGVKKLKTNGRKVTGLLLEDGQEIEADEVIINGDFAHAMTNLVEPGLLKKYTPEKLEKKQYSCSTFMLYLGVNKRFDLPHHTIWFAKDYRKNVEEITKTKLMSDDPSIYIQNAVVTDETVAPKGKSTLYILVPVPNNMSGIDWSEKAAPFRDMILNMVSDKLGIKDIWEYIEEERMITPADWERDIHVYKGATFNLGHQLSQMLVFRPRNKFEELDQCWLVGGGTHPGSGLPIILESARITANGILQQDKQTLLPVKPLPKVELYKKKQRQLQHQPAAIQTNA from the coding sequence ATGAAAAAAATTGCAGTGGTAGGGGCAGGTCCTGGCGGATTAGCGGTCGCCATGTTATTGGCGCATAAAGGTTATGAAGTAACGATTTATGAAAAGCAGGCTTATGTAGGTGGTCGAACAAGCGAAATTAAGCTTGGTGATTATAAATTTGATATGGGCCCGACGTTTTTAAATATGTTGTACATTGCAGAAGAGATTTTTGAATTAACAGGTCGCGATATTCACGACTATGTCGATTTGATTGATTTGAATCCTATGTATCAATTAATCTACCATAACAAAAAAATTAATATGACACGTGATGCAGATGAAATGATTCGTCAAATCAACGAGCTTTTCCCTGGAAATGAGGGGAGCTATGAGCGTTATATGGAGCAGACACAAAAGAAACTCGAAGTGCTTGCCCCTGTGCTGCAGGCTCCGATGAATAAGCTGACAGATTTGTTCAACCCGAAAGTGATGAAAGCGTTCAAAGAATTGGAAGTAGGAAATTCCCTTGTTGATACACTGTCGAAGTTTTATAACGAAGAGGAATTACAGCTCGCTTTCACATTCCAGGCAAAATATTTAGGGATGTCTCCATGGGAAAGTCCTGGCGCATTTTCGATTCTTTCGTATATTGAACATGCGTACGGTGTCTACCACATTAAAGGTGGTATTAATAAGCTGACGGAAGCGATGGCAAAAGTTGTGCTGGAATCAGGCGGGAAAATCCTACTCAATAATGGGGTGAAAAAATTAAAAACAAACGGCAGAAAAGTGACGGGTTTACTGCTGGAAGATGGTCAGGAGATCGAAGCGGATGAAGTCATCATTAACGGAGATTTTGCACATGCGATGACAAATCTTGTTGAGCCAGGACTATTAAAAAAATATACACCTGAAAAACTTGAGAAAAAACAATACTCTTGTTCAACGTTCATGCTGTATTTAGGTGTCAATAAACGATTTGATTTACCGCATCATACAATTTGGTTTGCGAAAGATTACCGGAAAAATGTAGAGGAAATTACAAAAACAAAACTGATGTCCGATGATCCATCGATTTACATTCAAAATGCCGTCGTAACGGATGAAACGGTTGCGCCAAAAGGGAAATCGACATTATACATTTTAGTGCCGGTACCGAATAATATGAGTGGAATTGACTGGTCTGAAAAAGCAGCTCCATTCCGGGATATGATATTAAATATGGTATCGGATAAACTGGGCATTAAGGACATTTGGGAGTATATCGAAGAAGAACGTATGATTACACCTGCTGACTGGGAACGCGATATTCATGTTTATAAAGGAGCGACGTTCAACTTAGGACACCAATTGTCACAAATGCTTGTATTTCGTCCGCGTAATAAATTTGAAGAGCTGGATCAGTGCTGGTTAGTCGGTGGTGGTACACATCCGGGCAGTGGCTTGCCCATTATTCTGGAATCAGCCCGAATTACAGCAAACGGCATTTTACAGCAGGATAAACAGACATTGCTTCCTGTAAAACCATTGCCGAAAGTGGAACTGTATAAAAAGAAACAACGACAATTACAGCATCAGCCTGCAGCCATTCAAACGAATGCTTAG
- a CDS encoding 16S rRNA (uracil(1498)-N(3))-methyltransferase — MQRYFVDTVDNEMDQFIISGENARHISKVMRMTVGEEIIVVHDNVAYICEITELDQDVHAKKTGTTIPSPEMPVKVDIACGLPKGDKLELIAQKATELGMHALIPFAAERSIVKWDDKKAKKNQERLQKIAQEAAEQSHRTYVPNVVQPISFKQLVQTFSNYDAVYIADEEDAKLATRTTFKQKLQSLNADKTPRILCIFGPEGGISRNESASLLEAGAQTMSLGPRILRAETAPLYALAAISYEFE, encoded by the coding sequence ATGCAAAGATATTTTGTAGATACAGTGGATAATGAAATGGACCAATTTATCATTTCCGGAGAAAACGCGCGTCATATTTCAAAAGTAATGCGCATGACGGTGGGAGAAGAAATCATTGTTGTACATGATAATGTAGCGTATATTTGTGAAATTACCGAGCTGGACCAGGATGTCCATGCGAAAAAAACAGGTACGACAATCCCTTCGCCGGAAATGCCGGTTAAAGTAGATATTGCATGTGGCCTGCCAAAAGGCGATAAACTGGAACTGATTGCACAAAAGGCGACAGAGCTCGGTATGCATGCATTAATCCCGTTTGCTGCGGAACGTTCAATTGTAAAATGGGATGATAAAAAAGCGAAGAAAAATCAGGAACGCCTTCAAAAAATCGCTCAGGAAGCGGCTGAGCAATCGCATCGAACATATGTCCCGAATGTTGTACAACCAATCAGTTTCAAACAGCTTGTACAAACATTCTCTAACTATGATGCTGTATATATTGCAGATGAAGAGGATGCGAAGTTGGCGACACGTACGACATTTAAACAAAAGCTGCAATCGTTAAATGCTGATAAAACGCCGCGCATCCTATGCATTTTCGGTCCTGAGGGCGGCATTTCCCGCAATGAATCGGCATCACTGCTTGAAGCCGGTGCACAGACAATGTCACTTGGGCCGCGTATTTTACGAGCAGAGACGGCGCCATTGTATGCGTTGGCTGCAATTTCTTATGAATTTGAATAA
- the prmA gene encoding 50S ribosomal protein L11 methyltransferase: MKWTELSILTTHEAVDAVTNILHEAGASGVVIEDSKELDKERIDKFGEIYALNPEDFPKTGVIVKAYLSASSFLAETIEEIKLAIANLVNFDINIGENVLTLCEVDEEDWSTAWKQYYHPVKISERFTIVPTWEDYKPVSTDELIIELDPGMAFGTGTHPTTVMCLQALEKVVQHDHTVVDVGTGSGVLSIGAAMLGAKSVHALDLDEVAVNAARENVELNKMSDIVEVFHGNLLDTVKEPADIVVANILAEIIMSFTDDAFSIVKPGGIYVTSGIIGAKKDDVKAALEKAGFVIEEVLMMEDWVAIISRRP, translated from the coding sequence GTGAAATGGACAGAACTTTCGATTTTAACAACGCATGAAGCTGTTGATGCAGTGACGAACATTTTACACGAAGCTGGTGCAAGCGGTGTAGTAATTGAAGATTCAAAGGAATTAGACAAAGAGAGAATCGATAAATTTGGTGAAATTTATGCACTGAATCCTGAAGATTTTCCGAAAACAGGTGTCATTGTAAAAGCATATTTATCGGCTTCAAGTTTTTTAGCGGAAACAATCGAAGAAATTAAGCTTGCAATCGCAAACCTTGTAAACTTTGATATTAATATTGGTGAAAATGTATTAACACTTTGTGAAGTTGATGAAGAAGATTGGTCAACGGCGTGGAAGCAATACTACCATCCGGTAAAAATTTCAGAACGCTTCACAATTGTACCGACTTGGGAAGACTACAAACCAGTATCAACGGATGAGCTGATCATTGAACTGGATCCGGGAATGGCGTTCGGAACAGGAACACACCCTACAACAGTTATGTGTTTGCAGGCGCTTGAAAAAGTTGTACAGCATGACCACACAGTTGTCGATGTTGGTACAGGATCTGGTGTACTGTCAATTGGTGCTGCCATGCTTGGTGCGAAAAGTGTTCATGCGCTGGACTTAGATGAAGTGGCAGTAAATGCAGCACGTGAAAACGTTGAATTGAATAAAATGAGTGATATTGTTGAAGTATTCCACGGTAATCTTTTGGACACAGTAAAAGAACCGGCTGATATTGTTGTAGCGAATATTTTAGCGGAAATCATTATGTCATTTACGGATGATGCATTTTCAATTGTAAAACCAGGCGGTATTTATGTTACATCGGGCATTATCGGAGCGAAGAAAGATGATGTAAAAGCAGCTCTTGAAAAAGCCGGATTTGTCATTGAAGAAGTATTAATGATGGAAGATTGGGTAGCGATTATTTCACGTCGTCCTTAA
- the dnaJ gene encoding molecular chaperone DnaJ, producing the protein MSKRDYYEVLGLSKGASKDEIKKAYRKLSKQYHPDLNKEEGADEKFKEVAEAYEVLSDDQKRARYDQFGHEDPNAGFGGGGFGGGAGFGGFEDIFSSFFGGGRRQDPNAPRKGDDLQFRMNISFEEAVFGKETEIEIPKEETCDTCHGSGAKPGTQPQTCSQCNGAGQINQAVDTPFGRMVNKRSCPSCRGQGKIIVEKCSPCRGTGTITKKKKIKITIPAGVDDGQQLRVAGQGEAGFNNGPAGDLYIIFNVRKHEYFERDGDDILYELKLTIPQAALGDEIEVPTIHGKVKLKIPAGTQSGAQFRLKDKGVKNVHGYGMGNQYVIVNVVIPTKLTEKQKQLLREFAEISGDIPEEHGSSLFDKIKKKIKGD; encoded by the coding sequence ATGAGTAAGCGCGATTACTATGAAGTACTTGGCCTGAGCAAAGGTGCAAGCAAAGATGAAATAAAAAAAGCGTATCGTAAATTATCAAAACAGTATCACCCTGATTTAAACAAGGAAGAGGGCGCGGACGAAAAGTTCAAAGAAGTCGCAGAAGCATATGAAGTGCTGTCAGACGACCAAAAACGTGCTCGCTATGACCAATTCGGCCACGAAGATCCAAATGCAGGCTTTGGTGGCGGCGGCTTCGGCGGCGGCGCTGGATTCGGCGGTTTTGAGGACATCTTCAGTTCGTTCTTCGGTGGCGGTCGACGCCAAGATCCAAACGCCCCACGTAAAGGCGACGATCTTCAATTCCGTATGAACATTTCTTTCGAAGAAGCAGTATTCGGAAAAGAAACAGAAATTGAAATTCCAAAAGAAGAAACATGTGATACATGTCACGGCTCTGGTGCAAAACCAGGTACGCAGCCACAAACATGTTCACAATGTAATGGTGCGGGCCAAATTAACCAGGCGGTCGACACACCGTTTGGCCGTATGGTAAACAAACGTTCTTGTCCATCATGTCGTGGTCAAGGTAAAATCATTGTGGAAAAATGTTCGCCATGTCGCGGTACTGGTACAATTACGAAGAAGAAAAAAATCAAAATCACGATCCCGGCAGGTGTGGATGATGGCCAACAATTACGTGTAGCAGGTCAAGGTGAAGCAGGATTCAACAATGGTCCTGCCGGCGATTTATACATTATTTTCAATGTTCGTAAGCATGAATATTTCGAACGTGACGGCGACGATATTTTATATGAATTAAAATTAACTATCCCGCAAGCAGCATTAGGTGATGAAATCGAAGTACCGACAATTCACGGGAAAGTGAAGCTGAAAATTCCTGCAGGTACACAATCCGGTGCGCAATTCCGCCTGAAAGATAAAGGCGTAAAAAATGTACACGGCTATGGCATGGGGAACCAGTATGTCATCGTAAACGTTGTAATACCGACGAAACTAACGGAAAAACAAAAACAATTGTTACGTGAATTTGCAGAAATTAGTGGAGACATTCCGGAAGAACACGGAAGCTCCCTGTTCGACAAAATTAAGAAAAAAATTAAAGGCGACTAA
- the dnaK gene encoding molecular chaperone DnaK, which produces MSKIIGIDLGTTNSCVSVLEGGEPKVIPNPEGNRTSPSVVAFKNGEKQVGEVAKRQAVTNPNTIISIKSKMGTNEKVKVEDTEYTPQEVSAMILQYLKGYAEDYLGEKVTKAVITVPAYFNDAQRQATKDAGKIAGLEVERIINEPTAAALAYGLDQQDVDQKILVFDLGGGTFDVSILELADGVFEVLATAGDNKLGGDDFDDKIIAYLVEEFKKENSVDLSKDKMAMQRLKDAAEKAKKDLSGVTSTQISLPFITAGADGPLHLEMSLSRAKFDDLTKDLVERTIVPTRQALSDAGLSASELDKVILVGGSTRIPAVVEAIKKATGHEPHKGVNPDEVVAMGAAVQGGVLAGDVQGVLLLDVTPLSLGIETMGGVMTKLIDRNTTIPTSKSQVFSTAADNQPAVDIHVLQGERSMAADNKTLGRFQLSDIPPAPRGIPQIEVTFDIDANGIVSVKAKDLGTQKEQTIVIQSDSGLSEEEIERMVKDAEANAEADAKRKEEADLRNEADQLVFQVDKTITDLGEQITEDEKKSVEDARDELKAALEKGELEGIKASKEKLEGVLQPLVMKVYEQAAAAAQAQGGAEGFEGAADAGQKDDGIVDADFEEVKDDKDNK; this is translated from the coding sequence ATGAGTAAAATTATCGGTATTGACTTAGGAACAACAAACTCTTGTGTATCTGTATTAGAAGGCGGAGAACCAAAAGTAATTCCAAACCCGGAAGGTAACCGTACATCTCCATCTGTAGTAGCATTCAAAAATGGAGAAAAACAAGTTGGTGAAGTAGCAAAACGCCAAGCTGTAACAAACCCGAACACAATTATTTCAATTAAATCAAAAATGGGTACGAACGAAAAAGTTAAAGTGGAAGATACAGAGTATACTCCACAAGAAGTATCTGCAATGATTTTACAATACTTAAAAGGCTATGCTGAAGACTACTTAGGCGAAAAAGTAACAAAAGCTGTTATTACAGTCCCTGCTTACTTCAACGATGCTCAACGTCAAGCAACTAAAGACGCTGGTAAAATCGCTGGTTTAGAAGTAGAGCGTATCATCAACGAACCAACAGCTGCAGCTTTAGCTTACGGTTTAGATCAACAAGACGTTGACCAAAAAATCCTAGTATTCGACTTAGGTGGCGGTACATTCGACGTATCAATTCTTGAATTAGCTGACGGCGTATTCGAAGTATTAGCAACAGCAGGTGACAACAAACTTGGTGGTGACGATTTCGACGACAAAATCATCGCTTATTTAGTTGAAGAATTCAAAAAAGAAAACTCAGTAGATTTATCAAAAGACAAAATGGCAATGCAACGTTTAAAAGATGCAGCTGAAAAAGCGAAAAAAGACTTATCAGGCGTAACTTCTACTCAAATTTCATTACCATTCATCACAGCTGGTGCTGATGGTCCACTTCACTTAGAAATGTCATTATCACGTGCGAAATTCGATGATTTAACAAAAGACTTAGTTGAGCGTACAATCGTTCCAACTCGTCAAGCATTATCAGATGCAGGTCTTTCAGCTTCAGAATTAGATAAAGTAATCTTAGTTGGTGGTTCTACTCGTATTCCTGCAGTAGTAGAAGCAATCAAAAAAGCAACAGGTCATGAGCCACACAAAGGCGTAAACCCTGACGAAGTAGTAGCAATGGGTGCTGCTGTACAAGGTGGCGTATTAGCTGGTGACGTACAAGGCGTATTATTATTAGACGTAACACCATTATCATTAGGTATCGAAACAATGGGTGGCGTTATGACGAAACTGATCGATCGTAACACGACTATCCCGACATCTAAATCACAAGTGTTCTCAACAGCTGCAGACAACCAGCCGGCAGTAGACATTCACGTATTACAAGGTGAACGTTCAATGGCTGCAGACAACAAAACACTTGGTCGCTTCCAATTATCTGATATTCCACCAGCACCACGTGGAATTCCACAAATCGAAGTAACATTCGATATTGATGCGAACGGTATCGTATCAGTTAAAGCGAAAGACTTAGGTACACAAAAAGAACAAACAATCGTGATCCAATCTGATTCAGGTTTATCAGAAGAAGAAATCGAGCGTATGGTGAAAGATGCAGAAGCGAACGCTGAAGCAGATGCGAAACGTAAAGAAGAAGCAGATCTTCGCAACGAAGCAGACCAATTAGTATTCCAAGTGGATAAAACAATCACAGACTTAGGCGAGCAAATCACAGAAGACGAAAAGAAATCTGTTGAAGATGCACGCGACGAGTTAAAAGCAGCTTTAGAAAAAGGCGAGCTTGAAGGCATCAAAGCTTCTAAAGAAAAATTAGAAGGCGTATTACAACCATTAGTAATGAAAGTTTATGAGCAAGCGGCAGCAGCAGCTCAAGCACAAGGCGGCGCTGAAGGCTTCGAAGGCGCAGCAGACGCTGGTCAAAAAGACGACGGTATCGTAGACGCTGACTTTGAAGAAGTAAAAGACGACAAAGACAATAAATAA